DNA sequence from the Synergistaceae bacterium genome:
AAGCAAGCAAGCAAGCAAGCAAGCAATTATACGCTTTGTTCTCAAGTTGTCAACCTCCTCGCAAGCGGGGAAAATACTCCCGATATTATAGCCGGGCATCCCGCCTTTGGGAACACCCGGCCAAGTGTGAATCTCTCTTTAGAAGTTCGCTGCTTCCTGTCCCGCGATTCTTCCGTACACCACGAAATCACTCACTGCCGTTCCGCCGAGCCTGTTCCCGCCATGAACTCCGCCCGTAACTTCTCCAGCCGCAAACAGTCCCGGAATGACCGTCCCGTCAGCCTTGAGGACTCTCGTGCGCCCGTCGATCTTCAGTCCGCCCATCGTGTGGTGGATTCCGGGCGTAACCTTGATCGCGTAGAACGGTGCCTTATCGAGCGGCTCGATGAAGCTCGTACGTCCGAAGTCAGGGTCTTTGCGCGCCTTCACGTAACCGTTCCAGTCGTTCATTGTCTTGGCGAAAACGTCTGCAGGAATCCCCAGCGTCTTGGCCAAGTCCTCGTACGTGTCGCCCTTGAACGTGTAGCCCTTCGAGATGTAGCCCTGAATAAGCAGCGAGTCATCAACCATCTTCTGGTCAATCACGAGCCACGCAAACGAGTTGGGCTGGTCTATCTCCGCCTTCGACACAACGTCGCGCGTCAGAACTTCGTCGATGAAGCGTTTACCCTCAGTGTTCACGAGGATAGCTCCGTCGCCGCGCAGTCCTTCGGTGATGAGGTTCGAGGAGTCGTACTGCACTGTCGGGTGAATCTGAATCTGCTTCATGTCGACAGTCGCCGCACCGAGCTCCTGAGCCATCGTTATGCCGTCGCCGTTAATGCCGGGTGCGTTGGTGGTCATGAAGCCTTCAAGCGCTGGGTTAAGGCGGGCAACCATCTTCAGGTTCGCTCCGAAGCCTCCCGTCGCGAGGACTACTGCCTTAGCGTTCACGGTTATCTTCGCGCCCCTGCTCGTCGCCTCAACGCCGGAAATCTTGCCGTCCTTCGTCGTGATTGATGTTGCCGTAGTCTCGGTGAGAAGCGTGATGTTGTTTCTCGCTCTTACGGCCTTCTCGAGTCTCGGGACAACGTAGCCTCCGACGGATACAACCTTGCCCTGTTCGTTCAGAGGACGGTGAATGCGCTTCACCGAAGCTCCGCCCGCAGCTCCTACCGACGTGAGGTCAATGCCGATAGTCTTCAGCCACGCTATAGCCGGTGCTGTTCCCTTCACGAGGGTTTCGACGAGCTCAGGGTCATTGATGCCGTGCCCGCCTATAATCGTGTCTAACTGCATGAGCTCCACGCAGTCGAAGTATCCTTCCGGCTTGGCCTTGTAGGCTTCCCACTTCGCTTTCACTGCCTCAGCAAGCGCAGTAACTGTCGCGTTGCCTGCCCACTTCTCGGCGGCCGTCTTTAAGGTCTTCTCGACTCCGGCTTCCTCGTTGAACTTGTTTTTGTCCTGCTCGGGAGTATCCGCCGCGTTCATTCCGCCCGAAGCACGCACAGAGTTTCCGCCGGTCATTGCCTGCTTCTCGATGAGGACGACCTTCTTGCCCGCGTCTGCCGCAACGATTGCCGCGATCATTCCTGCTCCGCCTGCTCCGATGACCGCAACGTCAGCGTCATACGTCTTGTCCTCTGCGACAACCGCCGAAGCCTTCTTGTAGTCCTCAGGGTTCACGCCAGCGGCCTTGAGAGCTTCTTCTGCGGCCTTGAGGAGTCCTGTTGAAGTTACGGTAGCTCCGCTCACGCCCTCGACGTTGATGGTGTTGCCTGCAACCATGTCACCTGGCATTCTCGCTACAGCAACAGAACCGATGCCGTCAGTCTCCTTCGGGCCCTCTGCCTTAACGTCAACAATCTTGCCGTCCTTGAGGGTGATGCTCATTGTGAGTGCTCCCGGACCTCCGAAGCCGTCTGCGTTTGCTGTGCCGGTAATGCTCCCGTCGGCGGCCTTCTCGGCTTTGGGCTCGGGGGCTGGCTGTGCAGGGGCTGGCTGTGCGGGGGCTGGTGCTGAGGCCTGAGCTTTGCCTCCTCCGAAGTCTGCCGGGTTGAGGCCTGCGGCGGTTAATGCCCTCTCTGCGGCCTGACGAAGTCCCGTTGAAGTCATCGTAGCTCCAGTAACTCCGTCAACTGCGATGCTGTTCGCGGCCACCATTGCGCCGGGCATGGCCTCGATGGCTTTCGAGCCTATTCCGTCGGTCTCCTTCGGACCCTGCGCGGTTACTGCGGTGATTTTACCGTCCTTGACGCTCACCGTAACACTGACTGCATCCTTGCCGCCGAAGCCGTCGCCGGTTCCTGTGCCGGTAAGGGTACTCTTTGCGTTCTGCTGGGTTATAACCATGATGGCAATAATCACTACAGCAGACACAAGCGCAAATACACGCTTCTTCATGTTTATAGTGCCTCCTTGAAATGTTTTGTGGAATGCGTATATTATGACAGAAAATTTTTCGCACACAGGGGGAATTTTTGTTCATGGGCAGAAAATTGATGCTGTCAGTCTTCGTGATTGCGTTGCTGGTTGTGCCGTCATTCGGGGCAGAGACGCAGGATCTCACGACGGACTATGTTACGAGGATACAGAGCGAGATAAGCTCTGACATCGGGAAACTCAGGGAATCCATCGAGGCAGAGCTTGCCGGGATAAGCCTCAGCAGTTCCGACGTTGCCGCACGAATCGCCGAACTCTCGGAGCTCACAGCGAAGGCTTCCGACGACATGTCAGCGTGGGGCTACACTCCCGAGCAGAGGGAAACGCACACCCGCATACTCTCGGAACTCTCCGTAGCTTACGCCGCTTACAGTGCTTTGACGGGAGGAAGCGAGGCTTCTGCTTCGGCTGATGTTGGCGTTGAGAATCTGGGTAATATCGTTTCGCCGGACATCAACGACAGCGACGCACTCAGGCAGGAGATCAGGAAGGTATCGCGCGGGCTCGACGTTCAGGTGTTCTACATACAGTCGAAGCTCAGCAAGTTACGCTTGGACTTGGCCGAAGCCTCCTTACTCAGCAAGAGGCTCAAGGAGGCTCAGGAGGGCGGCGAAGCTCTGGAACTTCCGCGTACTCACGTGCTCGAGCTCGAGGCGGCAAGGGTTAATGTCGCTCTTTCGCGTCTTCAGGTTCGTGCGCAGAAGCGTGCCCTTGACGCAAACGTCTCGGCAATTCAGCGTCTCAGAAGGCGGCTTGAGGACATGCAGAAGGTTATAGCTTTTCCGCAGTCTGTGCTTGACGAGAACCTCGAGGCACTGCAGGCGCGTCTGACCTCGCTAGCCGAAGAGATGTCCTCCGCACGCAAAGCCCTCGACTCCGCTAACTCCTCGCTGATACGCGCAAGAGCATCGTTAGGTTCAGGGGACGTGAACTCCCTCACCAACGCCAGCGCAAATTATGCGGCAAGAAGTGCGCGCGTGAACTACTGGGAGCACATGGTCTCGCTGATTGATGACGAGATCGTCCTTGTCCGCGAGGAACAGCAGGCTTGGCGGGACAGGTATAAGCTCTTCCACGACCAGGCCAGCGGCGAAGACATCTGGAAGATACGCGAGAACTCGGAGACAAGAATCGCCGAGCTACAGCGTCAGCTTGAAGGCGTGCGCACTATGGAGAGCACGATACTCCGCCAGATCGACACGACGCAGGCTCAGGCAGAAGGTATCAGCGGAACAGTTCAGCAGAACCTGATTCAGGCCGCCGACAACTACCGCAAGACGATCGCGGACATCTTCAACAGGTACGAGTCGCTTATTCCGCAGGCAGTGTTCCTTCAGCAGAGGCTCAACGCTGAGGCTAACGACCACCTGAGCGCACTCCGGCTCGCCGAGAAAGTGAGCTCGTTCAGCAAAGAGACGGTTATGGGCTTCCTGAACACCGAGCTGTGGCAGGGTGAAGGGTATTCCGTAACGGTGAGCAAGCTGATTATCGCTGTGGCAGTGTTCCTGTCGAGCTTCTTCCTCTCGTCGTGGGGCAGCAAGTGGCTGAAGCGCAGGATGATTAACCGCTTCAAGTCCAGTGTTACGGCAGCTAACGCAGTCCAGCGCATAACGTTCTACATCTTGTGGGTAGCTTTCGCGCTCATTGCCTTGAACATCGTGAAGATTCCGCTGACGGCATTTGCGTTCATGGGCGGTGCTATGGCGGTTGGATTAGGCTTCGGGATGCAGAACATCTTCAACAACCTGATAAGCGGCTTCATCGTGATATTCTCGCGCCCCTTCAAGGTCAACGACATCGTAGAGGTTGCGGGCACTCAGGGCATCGTCGAGGACATCGGCTCGCGCTCAACGACAATCCGCACGTGGG
Encoded proteins:
- a CDS encoding mechanosensitive ion channel, which codes for MGRKLMLSVFVIALLVVPSFGAETQDLTTDYVTRIQSEISSDIGKLRESIEAELAGISLSSSDVAARIAELSELTAKASDDMSAWGYTPEQRETHTRILSELSVAYAAYSALTGGSEASASADVGVENLGNIVSPDINDSDALRQEIRKVSRGLDVQVFYIQSKLSKLRLDLAEASLLSKRLKEAQEGGEALELPRTHVLELEAARVNVALSRLQVRAQKRALDANVSAIQRLRRRLEDMQKVIAFPQSVLDENLEALQARLTSLAEEMSSARKALDSANSSLIRARASLGSGDVNSLTNASANYAARSARVNYWEHMVSLIDDEIVLVREEQQAWRDRYKLFHDQASGEDIWKIRENSETRIAELQRQLEGVRTMESTILRQIDTTQAQAEGISGTVQQNLIQAADNYRKTIADIFNRYESLIPQAVFLQQRLNAEANDHLSALRLAEKVSSFSKETVMGFLNTELWQGEGYSVTVSKLIIAVAVFLSSFFLSSWGSKWLKRRMINRFKSSVTAANAVQRITFYILWVAFALIALNIVKIPLTAFAFMGGAMAVGLGFGMQNIFNNLISGFIVIFSRPFKVNDIVEVAGTQGIVEDIGSRSTTIRTWDGLDVVLPNRYFLENSVTNWTGSDLKKRELLKVSVSYDADSREVEQLLLDIANGHSSVLKNPAPFVIFKNFGDDGLEFEIYYWIELRKASGAKVSSDMRHHIAAVFKREGINIPYPQRDVHIIKESAGA
- a CDS encoding flavocytochrome c; the encoded protein is MKKRVFALVSAVVIIAIMVITQQNAKSTLTGTGTGDGFGGKDAVSVTVSVKDGKITAVTAQGPKETDGIGSKAIEAMPGAMVAANSIAVDGVTGATMTSTGLRQAAERALTAAGLNPADFGGGKAQASAPAPAQPAPAQPAPEPKAEKAADGSITGTANADGFGGPGALTMSITLKDGKIVDVKAEGPKETDGIGSVAVARMPGDMVAGNTINVEGVSGATVTSTGLLKAAEEALKAAGVNPEDYKKASAVVAEDKTYDADVAVIGAGGAGMIAAIVAADAGKKVVLIEKQAMTGGNSVRASGGMNAADTPEQDKNKFNEEAGVEKTLKTAAEKWAGNATVTALAEAVKAKWEAYKAKPEGYFDCVELMQLDTIIGGHGINDPELVETLVKGTAPAIAWLKTIGIDLTSVGAAGGASVKRIHRPLNEQGKVVSVGGYVVPRLEKAVRARNNITLLTETTATSITTKDGKISGVEATSRGAKITVNAKAVVLATGGFGANLKMVARLNPALEGFMTTNAPGINGDGITMAQELGAATVDMKQIQIHPTVQYDSSNLITEGLRGDGAILVNTEGKRFIDEVLTRDVVSKAEIDQPNSFAWLVIDQKMVDDSLLIQGYISKGYTFKGDTYEDLAKTLGIPADVFAKTMNDWNGYVKARKDPDFGRTSFIEPLDKAPFYAIKVTPGIHHTMGGLKIDGRTRVLKADGTVIPGLFAAGEVTGGVHGGNRLGGTAVSDFVVYGRIAGQEAANF